A stretch of Pyrenophora tritici-repentis strain M4 chromosome 7, whole genome shotgun sequence DNA encodes these proteins:
- a CDS encoding DUF1295 multi-domain protein: MPNQQESVSDPRSEAAKKKDLIARGDYTPTPAGRTTFFLIRAVEPYLQYSILANGLGTSLLHRVGLRTLPPGLPTRTGISLVDGLGLSPYRLALFGMAVGAAVKQNIWVTALSGEPMPVGGAISIGVFNGIFNSLASYAFLISATSASTESDFPQPALLIGGSMYVVGIVTELVAEIQRKRFKADPNNKGKAYTGGLWSFARHINYGAYTVWRAGYAMAGGGYTLGALVGAFFAWDFSNRAIPILNEYCEKRYGAQWEEFKRKTPYKLIPYIY; encoded by the exons ATGCCAAACCAACAAGAAAGCGTATCGGATCCTCGCTCAGAGGCGGCCAAGAAGAAAGATCTGATTGCGCGCGGCGATTACACACCCACACCAGCCGGCAGGACAACCTTCTTTCTAATTCGCGCCGTTGAACCCTACCTCCAATACTCGATTCTTGCCAATGGCCTCGGCACGTCGCTCCTACATCGTGTAGGGTTAAGGACGTTACCTCCCGGCCTTCCAACACGTACGGGTATATCTCTCGTCGACGGTCTCGGACTTTCACCATACCGATTGGCGTTGTTTGGCATGGCGGTTGGTGCCGCTGTCAAGCAAAACATATGGGTCACGGCATTGTCAGGAGAACCAATGCCCGTCGGCGGCGCCATTAGTATAGGGGTATTCAACGGCATATTCAACAGCTTAGCCAGTTATGCCTTCCTGATCTCCGCGACATCTGCTTCGACAGAGAGTGATTTTCCACAACCGGCGTTACTCATCGGTGGTTCCATGTACGTTGTTGGTATCGTCACTGAACTCGTTGCGGAAATCCAACGTAAGCGATTCAAGGCCGACCCGAACAACAAGGGCAAGGCCTACACCGGTGGATTGTGGAGCTTTGCTCGCCACATCAACTACGGGGCATACACAGTGTGGAGAGCGGG GTACGCCATGGCCGGTGGAGGCTACACATTGGGGGCGCTGGTCGGAGCTTTCTTCGCATGGGATTTCTCAAACCGTGCTATTCCCATTCTAAACGAGTATTGCGAAAAGCGCTATGGCGCTCAGTGGGAGGAGTTCAAGCGGAAGACACCATACAAGTTGATACCGTATATTTACTAG
- a CDS encoding CDC9, ATP-dependent DNA ligase, translating to MKKWDGTWDNRKTGFSLERIDRLLVQLASRNRFSNENIRRKRNYEFETDTELWFIFRRLKSWEAKWLVRILLRNHCTIELDEKYVFGCYHFLLPELLMFQNDFDTVFGMLKGELSCYPPAPEPSEQMAMRIEAAQKLKPVVGLVGNGAWAAEVKYDGEYCEIHVDLDNAEHPIRIFSKNGKDATADRRPLHDIIRKALRIGRPDCLFKKKCIVLGEMVVYSDREKKIMPFSKIRKHVSRSGSFLGTLQDDVPHEWEHLMIVFFDILVLDDQPILRHCLQERRDVLRNLVHSVPGRSMRSNWSLLSSKTGEGITDLKQAFVRTLAERQEGLVLKPLHEPYFPLLLEQGSRQAGFFIKMKKDSLGDMGGERDLGDFAVVGASFDAQVAAKTDVKPLHWTHFHLGCCINTDAVERTGAKPRFKVVATLSLEKCIPKADVKWLNTQGYVRQGTLQEDGSTREFDIVHSKSFDRRMAAVFKKPFVAEILGGGSEQVQNESFEMLRHPRIRKIHSDRTWEDCVTMADLERLAEEKWTVPDADKLDGHARDIALYAKKYIREMGGSQLATTDSTTEETTQCTTPRYSKDSPRLPLPSNSVVQETPPQYTSSPVFTTHVSAAGSTQAQGIRASRLPSSFDQGQEQKENVIYNLLPAPFLPTPGSTGEESGDAVAQGQKRSADQFVSPPKTKRIKVQRPLQPVSGNTDVRSFQVGYNEEERVLHVWTGGGVKVEVQERAFGKRKE from the exons ATGAAGAAATGGGACGGCACTTGGGACAACCGAAAGACTGGGTTTTCCCTTGAACGCATCGATCGATTGCTCGTACAGCTAGCGAGCAGGAATAGGTTTTCCAATGAAAATATCCGGAGAAAACGCAATTACGAGTTTGAGACTGATACAGAACTGTGGTTCATCTTTAGAAGACTCAAGTCCTGGGAAGCAAAGTGGTTGGTCCGCATACTTCTACGAAATCACTGCACCATCGAACTTGACGAAAAGTACGTTTTTGGATGCTATCACTTCCTTCTACCGGAATTGTTGATGTTCCAAAACGACTTCGACACTGTCTTTGGTATGCTGAAAGGGGAACTGAGTTGTTACCCGCCAGCACCAGAGCCTTCCGAGCAAATGGCCATGCGCATCGAGGCAGCACAGAAGCTGAAGCCTGTCGTTGGT CTCGTCGGCAACGGCGCTTGGGCTGCCGAAGTAAAGTACGATGGCGAGTACTGCGAGATTCACGTGGATCTGGACAATGCAGAACATCCGATTCGCATCTTCTCCAAAAACGGCAAAGACGCAACGGCGGATCGTCGACCTCTGCATGACATCATCCGAAAAGCTCTGCGAATCGGTCGCCCTGATTGCCTGTTCAAGAAGAAGTGCATCGTTCTTGGCGAGATGGTAGTGTATAGCGATCGAGAAAAGAAGATCATGCCCTTCTCCAAAATTCGCAAGCACGTCTCACGATCGGGGTCCTTCCTCGGTACACTCCAAGACGACGTGCCGCATGAATGGGAACATCTCATGATCGTATTCTTCGATATCCTCGTCCTAGACGATCAGCCCATTCTACGTCACTGCCTCCAAGAGCGTCGAGACGTCCTCCGCAACCTTGTTCACTCCGTCCCCGGTCGGTCAATGCGATCAAACTGGAGCTTACTGTCGTCTAAGACAGGGGAGGGTATAACAGACCTTAAACAGGCATTCGTCCGGACACTTGCCGAACGCCAAGAAGGCCTTGTCTTGAAACCGCTCCACGAACCCTACTTTCCTCTATTGTTAGAGCAGGGATCTCGTCAAGCAGGTTTCTTCATCAAGATGAAAAAGGACTCCTTGGGAGACATGGGCGGCGAGCGTGACTTGGGGGATTTTGCCGTCGTTGGGGCTAGCTTCGATGCGCAAGTTGCCGCAAAGACTGATGTCAAGCCGTTACATTGGACCCATTTTCACCTCGGTTGCTGTATCAACACAGATGCAGTGGAACGTACCGGCGCCAAGCCGAGGTTCAAGGTCGTTGCGACTCTGAGTCTTGAAAAGTGTATTCCAAAGGCCGATGTCAAGTGGTTGAATACACAAGGATATGTCCGCCAGGGTACCTTGCAGGAAGATGGATCAACACGCGAGTTCGATATTGTTCACTCCAAAAGTTTCGATCGACGTATGGCAGCCGTGTTCAAGAAACCGTTCGTAGCAGAGATACTTGGTGGCGGCTCCGAACAGGTTCAAAATGAGTCATTTGAGATGCTGCGCCATCCTCGTATACGAAAGATACACAGCGACCGAACCTGGGAAGACTGCGTAACCATGGCCGACCTAGAGCGTCTCGCCGAAGAGAAATGGACGGTTCCCGATGCGGACAAACTAGACGGCCACGCAAGAGACATTGCCTTGTACGCTAAGAAGTACATCCGGGAGATGGGTGGTTCACAACTCGCGACAACCGACTCCACCACTGAAGAAACAACCCAGTGTACCACCCCCCGCTACTCCAAAGATTCACCACGCCTTCCATTACCAAGCAACTCAGTAGTCCAAGAGACACCACCACAATACACATCCAGCCCTGTGTTCACAACCCATGTATCCGCAGCGGGTAGCACACAAGCCCAGGGTATCCGGGCATCGCGACTCCCCAGTTCTTTCGACCAGGGCCAGGAACAAAAAGAAAATGTTATCTACAATCTTCTACCCGCGCCCTTTTTACCAACGCCGGGTTCTACTGGGGAAGAAAGCGGTGATGCCGTAGCACAAGGTCAGAAAAGAAGTGCTGACCAATTTGTCAGTCCGCCGAAGACAAAGCGGATAAAGGTCCAGCGCCCGCTGCAGCCAGTGAGTGGGAATACGGATGTGAGAAGCTTCCAGGTTGGGTATAATGAGGAGGAGAGGGTCTTGCATGTTTGGACGGGGGGAGGGGTGAAGGTTGAGGTCCAGGAAAGGGCTTTTGGGAAGAGGAAGGAGTAG
- a CDS encoding WD40 domain containing protein: MESLRQIIASEAGLPDNSYIYKIISTAPRQDPLTYSVTDQIATISSDDSLRFYAADLRPDGEVYRANESITCLQRANDASSNVVATAGRDGLIRFWDKRSKQKALEMQSPHKLISALTCSTTTNMLAAGIENPEDGPNSSPVYICTDGLINIFDTTQADEDDALYQVINHGSAIAHAGFMFPSTDIYAIGTDETVSFHALQSQEEEVEEPSPRVWGDAKLSLIPVTKGSNGPLDYSLDAESGIQMDGAHGEEIVRDFFTDVHTHVTYTVGEDGMIRAWKNRAAGEEGSGKKRLKEKKDKEKARFKPY; this comes from the exons ATGGAGTCACTACGTCAAATCATCGCCTCCGAGGCAGGCCTCCCAGACAACTCCTACATCTACAAGATCATTTCAACCGCTCCACGCCAAGACCCTCTCACATACTCCGTAACCGACCAAATAGCCACCATCTCATCCGATGACTCTCTACGCTTCTACGCCGCAGACTTACGACCCGATGGCGAGGTCTATAGAGCAAATGAAAGTATAACGTGTCTACAGCGAGCAAACGATGCGTCAAGCAACGTGGTCGCAACCGCAGGAAGAGATGGCCTCATCCGTTTCTGGGACAAACGAAGCAAGCAAAAAGCGCTCGAGATGCAAAGCC CCCACAAACTAATCTCCGCCCTAACCTGTTCCACAACCACCAACATGCTCGCCGCCGGAATCGAAAACCCAGAAGACGGACCAAACAGTTCCCCAGTCTACATATG CACAGATGGCCTCATCAACATCTTCGACACCACGCAAGCCGACGAAGACGACGCCTTGTACCAAGTCATCAACCACGGGTCTGCGATTGCACACGCAGGCTTCATGTTCCCCAGCACGGACATCTACGCCATTGGCACTGATGAGACGGTTAGTTTTCACGCGCTGCAGAGCCAGGAGGAAGAGGTTGAGGAGCCGAGTCCAAGGGTTTGGGGGGAT GCCAAACTCTCCCTTATCCCCGTAACAAAAGGCTCAAACGGTCCTTTGGATTACTCTCTCGATGCCGAGAGTGGAATTCAGATGGACGGGGCGCATGGTGAGGAGATTGTAAGAGATTTTTTCACAGATGTTCAC ACACATGTAACCTACACCGTCGGAGAAGACGGCATGATCCGCGCTTGGAAAAACAGGGCGGCTGGGGAGGAGGGATCGGGGAAGAAAAGATtgaaggagaagaaggataaGGAGAAGGCGAGGTTTAAGCCTTATTGA
- a CDS encoding SdhC, Succinate dehydrogenase-fumarate reductase, cytochrome b subunit: MASQRIFQLGLRRAAGPSLRVQPAGRVMQRRLAATGNTSQSESAQILAKQRLNRPVSPHLAIYRPQITSIASAFNRITGVVLSGSLYLFGIAYLVAPYTGWHLETQSMVATVAAWPAAVKAGIKAFYAFPFFFHSLNGLRHLAWDVGVGFKNQQVIRTGWSVVGLTVVMSLYYTFAG, encoded by the exons ATGGCTTCTCAGCGCATATTTCAGCTCGGCCTGCGACGGGCCGCAGGGCCTAGTTTGAGGGTGCAACCCGCGGGACGTGTGATGCAGCGGAG ACTCGCAGCAACTGGAAACACCTCCCAGTCTGAATCCGCCCAGATCCTCGCAAAACAGCGCCTCAACCGACCCGTCTCCCCCCACTTGGCCATCTACAGGCCGCAAATCACCTCGATTGCCTCCGCGTTCAACCGCATCACTGGCGTCGTTCTCTCCGGCTCTCTCTACCTCTTCGGTATCGCCTACCTCGTCGCTCCCTACACTGGATGGCACCTCGAGACGCAATCCATGGTTGCGACCGTCGCAGCTTGGCCTGCGGCTGTCAAGGCGGGAATCAAGGCCTTTTATGCGTTccccttcttcttccacAGCTTAAACGGATTGAGGCATTTGGCTTGGGATGTCGGTGTTGGATTCAAGAATCAGCAGGTTATCCGTACCGGGTGGAGTGTGGTTGGATTGACGGTTGTGATGAGCCTGTACTACACCTTTGCAGGATAA
- a CDS encoding Rad9-Rad53-bind multi-domain protein codes for MEESQAPTVLGDDIYDDPSQLSQALWQRVGSEKSFHFTTSTESPNSGDNTVSTFTGPLEASHAFLRASVGLAQFDRALSPRRATTAKHVKPALPKHHSTPTSTRNVQLDRADKMYHSFNIPDAPGDTQPDSQMMKTWTSGIFPTIDGREIRVPQPKSLFVEHSEEENNDDSPTDEMEVVASSQQIHVPTPMSHTMIDVDEQGDTAQNSLAPTSPLKFQTPALGDRKRVSSGQMLSSAMRTSTTPGSVPSAPFFFGNEAGGGEVQHISLTQAFNNTQAPTSPMVDCPGEDVVFTRPSPNFTHARHSSPMPAYSSPIKATRRDTPKSEPIMRSSSVPRTDYVTTKESQERRNRSVGNEHNVIVEQDSWEELSRKVKARKSREYARRQVAESLSHVSAPMHSLSPSEIKRTMSAGYPSPGKSCTSRSVVRATSHDDDVFMNEQSQTIMVNEANKHNSDHSADETSQTTRDAARTVAEYNSIQVPKTSSHPHRTPSVQPSGNSTQQPRPSSQRKTRQRESGSQYLRAAIQPSSSKESIAVMDSQPDATADFESVPRPKSLRFPSSPMMSQYSINQTTMATKTGYTSQVISSSIPPLPPKSSPEIVTPEEDRVPSSPPLMVPGDGKEEGDLEYDEHAYDEHAEGVAEDDTMPSPDNDADVAMDEDEDEEDLPLPKEESEDEDADNESSQEGYVDMAHPCKVEVPDDEASGTLDQEQPEGHVHYNQESRRNNGDNPSNAPRMQRQNTIPDTDALDDTQPSCFPDSHSGEVIGDDAAVHNNTNNTEQFQTAQEEPSGSQSNMPAPRSSRDQGSDTMTGGSRIRSIDDIYNLPETQQSPVEEDVEMPRLSGVEEDDEDVSMSRSSPALPPAKRRKITYTGKRPVFRDSTTATADATLSGPPSSPHVELAQDALEATPPIATTQEQEDQGARTAARLREEAQVPYKPTTSLKSKVLPKPKKPQNQRHGALKPVSRELLQSVSSPANSPSRPKVSVRNRATTPVTPSKPKEVASKAPTKTPADVNMTDADNDTVGPTSSAPPPSNVEKTPSQHSETPPDDIVVPNRVFACWPGSHYYPATCLGRATSRLLQIRYDDGNITSVDAMLVRALDLRKGDHVKVDEPGMKKNTYVVVGFKHKMHDVGCEEFPTTDQRGHASVILEEKSRGSLPAAKALQTTGQISVPVSDVYLTAGLWKRLRDRSYNFGSLISPAKTASHIGTPVPDHFATPSFTRRGTAAPSLLKDLTTRAGSVASTTRSGTGVFVNMAFVLTSTAADVDKEAITKTIRRNGGQVLEHGFHELFDYESSDAPSSPQKRRRSTSSVERPGLSLKQAYRDLGFVALLSDSHSRSTKYIQALALNVPCLHLRWIQDSVNASRAAPFSRYLLPAGVSKFLDPNGVIRSRTMAPYDPAGEDTSFAQTIQTRDLLFNNQNVLLVTGKSKKEMDKRQPFVFLSHALGSASVGLCADLDTAADMLGDNKWDWVYVDNGERGVAVAATMLFGTEKPAPLGKTKKGGKKRRRSETEPEPQDPLFVKSRVGMRDVRITCAEFVIQSLILGVLVEE; via the exons ATGGAGGAATCGCAAGCACCCACGGTACTCGGTGATGATATTTACGAT GATCCATCTCAACTTTCCCAGGCCCTCTGGCAACGGGTCGGCAGCGAAAAGTCATTTCACTTCACCACGTCGACGGAAAGTCCCAATTCAGGGGATAACACCGTCTCCACCTTTACGGGACCGCTAGAAGCCAGTCACGCCTTCCTGCGCGCATCCGTCGGGCTTGCGCAGTTCGATCGCGCTCTTTCCCCGCGACGCGCCACGACCGCAAAACATGTCAAGCCCGCTCTACCCAAACACCACAGCACGCCCACCAGTACTCGAAACGTTCAATTGGACAGGGCAGACAAGATGTATCACAGCTTCAACATACCGGACGCGCCGGGCGATACTCAACCGGATAGTCAAATGATGAAGACATGGACGAGCGGCATATTCCCAACAATAGATGGGAGAGAGATAAGAGTGCCACAGCCCAAATCACTGTTTGTCGAGCATAGTGAGGAGGAGAACAACGACGACTCGCCTACAGATGAGATGGAAGTTGTAGCATCGAGCCAACAGATTCACGTCCCGACGCCTATGAGCCATACCATGATCGATGTCGACGAACAGGGCGATACCGCACAAAATAGCCTGGCACCCACGAGTCCACTGAAATTCCAAACGCCTGCATTGGGGGACAGGAAGAGGGTCAGCTCAGGCCAGATGCTAAGCTCAGCCATGCGGACCAGCACCACGCCCGGCAGTGTTCCTTCTGCTCCTTTCTTTTTCGGCAACGAAGCTGGAGGAGGTGAAGTACAGCACATATCTCTTACACAGGCCTTCAACAATACTCAGGCACCCACCTCCCCCATGGTAGATTGCCCAGGTGAAGATGTCGTCTTCACACGCCCTTCACCCAACTTTACGCATGCGCGGCACTCGAGTCCAATGCCAGCCTATTCCAGCCCTATCAAAGCTACTCGCCGCGATACCCCCAAATCCGAGCCAATTATGCGATCGTCCAGCGTACCGCGAACCGATTATGTCACAACGAAGGAGTCACAAGAGAGGCGAAATCGTTCTGTAGGAAACGAACACAATGTCATTGTGGAGCAGGATAGTTGGGAAGAGCTCTCTAGGAAGGTGAAGGCCAGGAAATCAAGAGAGTATGCCCGTCGTCAGGTTGCAGAATCTCTTTCGCACGTCTCTGCACCAATGCATTCGTTATCACCATCTGAAATAAAGCGCACAATGAGTGCAGGCTATCCGTCGCCGGGAAAATCATGCACGTCGCGAAGCGTGGTCCGCGCCACATCGCACGACGATGACGTATTCATGAATGAACAGTCACAAACCATAATGGTGAATGAGGCGAATAAGCACAATAGCGATCATTCCGCCGATGAAACATCGCAGACCACGCGGGACGCCGCACGGACAGTGGCTGAATACAATAGCATACAGGTCCCAAAGACTTCCTCTCACCCGCACCGTACTCCTTCAGTCCAACCTTCAGGAAACTCCACGCAGCAACCAAGGCCTTCATCACAACGCAAAACCCGACAACGAGAATCTGGCTCACAGTATTTACGAGCAGCAATTCAGCCGTCAAGTAGCAAGGAGTCAATCGCTGTCATGGACTCACAGCCGGATGCGACTGCAGACTTTGAAAGCGTGCCACGACCAAAATCGCTTCGCTTTCCGTCGTCACCGATGATGAGCCAGTACAGCATCAACCAGACTACAATGGCCACCAAGACCGGATACACAAGCCAAGTCATCTCATCTTCAATACCACCCTTGCCACCCAAGTCCAGTCCAGAGATTGTGACGCCTGAGGAAGATCGTGTTCCTAGTAGCCCCCCACTAATGGTCCCTGGTGACGGGAAGGAAGAAGGTGATCTGGAGTATGACGAGCACGCGTACGACGAGCATGCAGAGGGAGTTGCAGAGGATGACACGATGCCATCCCCAGATAACGACGCAGATGTGGCCAtggatgaggatgaggacgAGGAGGATCTACCGCTTCCGAAAGAGGAGTCCGAAGACGAGGATGCAGATAATGAAAGCAGTCAAGAAGGATATGTGGACATGGCCCATCCTTGCAAAGTGGAAGTTCCAGATGATGAGGCTTCAGGGACTTTGGACCAGGAGCAGCCTGAGGGCCACGTGCACTACAACCAAGAGTCACGACGCAATAATGGAGACAATCCATCCAACGCACCGCGCATGCAACGTCAAAATACCATTCCCGACACTGATGCGCTCGATGACACGCAACCATCTTGCTTTCCAGACAGTCATTCTGGGGAGGTCATTGGGGATGATGCGGCTGTGCATAATAACACCAACAACACTGAGCAATTCCAAACCGCACAAGAGGAACCGTCTGGATCCCAGTCCAACATGCCAGCGCCTCGCAGCTCCAGAGACCAGGGGAGTGATACCATGACAGGAGGCAGCCGGATTCGCTCTATCGACGACATATACAACCTCCCTGAGACTCAGCAGTCACCTGTAGAGGAAGACGTTGAAATGCCTCGCTTGAGTGGCGTagaggaagatgatgaagatgtCTCCATGTCTCGATCTTCGCCCGCCCTACCACCTGCGAAGAGGCGTAAGATCACATATACTGGGAAGCGCCCTGTCTTCCGCGACTCAACAACAGCGACAGCGGATGCAACGCTTTCAGGTCCACCATCATCACCACACGTCGAACTGGCACAGGATGCATTAGAAGCGACCCCGCCAATTGCAACAACTCAGGAACAAGAAGACCAAGGTGCTCGTACAGCGGCACGCCTACGGGAAGAGGCGCAAGTTCCGTACAAACCGACAACTTCTCTCAAGTCCAAGGTCCTGCCAAAGCCTAAGAAGCCGCAGAACCAGAGGCATGGAGCACTAAAGCCGGTTTCAAGAGAACTGTTACAGAGCGTCTCTTCACCAGCAAATTCGCCTTCGAGACCAAAGGTGTCGGTTCGTAATCGAGCAACCACACCTGTCACCCCTTCCAAGCCGAAAGAAGTTGCTTCCAAAGCGCCTACCAAAACGCCTGCTGATGTCAATATGACTGACGCCGACAACGACACGGTCGGGCCCACCAGTTCTGCTCCGCCACCAAGCAATGTGGAGAAGACTCCATCACAGCACAGTGAGACCCCACCAGATGACATCGTTGTGCCAAACAGAGTCTTCGCATGCTGGCCTGGTAGCCACTATTACCCTGCTACGTGTCTCGGTCGCGCAACATCTCGGCTGCTTCAGATACGATATGATGATGGTAATATCACATCCGTCGACGCGATGCTCGTCCGGGCATTAGACCTTCGTAAAGGCGACCATGTCAAAGTGGACGAGCCAGGCATGAAGAAGAACACTTATGTTGTTGTCGGTTTCAAGCATAAGATGCACGACGTGGGTTGTGAAGAGTTTCCCACTACTGATCAGCGCGGACATGCGAGCGTTATTCTTGAGGAGAAATCTAGGGGCAGCCTACCAGCAGCCAAAGCACTCCAAACGACTGGACAAATTTCAGTGCCCGTTTCTGATGTTTACTTGACTGCTGGTTTGTGGAAGCGTCTGCGAGATCGATCTTACAATTTCGGATCGCTCATATCACCAGCTAAGACGGCTTCTCACATTGGCACTCCTGTCCCTGATCATTTCGCTACACCGTCATTCACGCGGCGTGGAACGGCCGCACCGTCGCTACTCAAGGATCTGACCACACGTGCTGGATCTGTAGCTTCCACTACTCGATCCGGCACTGGTGTGTTTGTGAACATGGCCTTTGTACTCACTTCGACTGCTGCTGATGTGGATAAAGAGGCTATCACTAAGACCATCAGAAGAAATGGCGGGCAAGTCCTAGAACATGGCTTCCATGAACTGTTTGACTATGAGTCTTCTGACGCACCCTCCTCGCCGCAGAAACGTCGTAGATCGACCTCTTCTGTCGAGAGACCTGGTCTTTCACTCAAACAAGCATACCGAGACCTGGGTTTCGTCGCACTCCTTTCCGACTCGCATTCTCGTAGCACCAAGTATATCCAAGCCCTAGCTCTCAATGTCCCATGTCTGCACCTCCGCTGGATCCAGGACTCAGTTAACGCCTCCCGAGCTGCGCCATTCTCACGCTACCTTCTACCTGCCGGTGTCTCGAAATTCCTTGATCCGAACGGTGTTATTCGCTCTCGCACCATGGCCCCTTACGACCCAGCAGGCGAAGATACATCCTTCGCTCAGACTATCCAGACCCGCGACCTCCTCTTCAACAACCAAAACGTCCTTCTCGTCACGGGCAAATCGAAAAAGGAAATGGATAAACGACAGCCCTTTGTCTTTCTCTCGCATGCGCTTGGCTCCGCAAGCGTAGGCCTGTGCGCTGATCTTGACACCGCAGCTGACATGCTCGGCGATAACAAGTGGGACTGGGTCTACGTGGACAATGGCGAACGCGGTGTAGCCGTGGCGGCGACCATGTTGTTCGGCACCGAGAAACCGGCGCCATTGGGTAAAACGAAGAAGGGCGGTAAGAAGAGGAGGCGCTCCGAGACTGAGCCTGAGCCTCAGGACCCGCTTTTTGTCAAGAGCAGAGTTGGCATGAGGGATGTGAGGATCACTTGTGCCGAGTTTGTGATTCAAAGCTTGATTCTTGGGGTGTTGGTTGAGGAGTGA
- a CDS encoding Arp, Ankyrin repeat protein: MAGLDEDTIDEILYLARANEAGEFESYVSEVSVQTKRSKADLLAAAIDPYSKNSALHYAAANGHTDIIKLIFSTSADKPAPEFLNAANEAGNTPLHWAALNGHLESVKMLVQSGADVTIINRAGHDAVYEAEINDKNEVVDWLLGAVEELEKGIGQSGEAEAGEKTEEDMADTDMNSAEDKTASAEGSASVENVQKKMEHLST, translated from the exons ATGGCAGGACTAGACGAAGATACCATAGACGAGATCCTGTACCTGGCGCGAGCAAATGAAGCGGGGGAATTCGAATCGTACGTCTCCGAAGTGTCCGTACAGACGAAGCGATCCAAGGCAGACCTGTTGGCTGCGGCCATCGACCCATATTCGAAGAATAGCGCATTGCACTATGCCGCTGCCAACGGCCACACCG ACATTATCAAGTTGATCTTTTCAACGAGCGCCGACAAACCCGCCCCCGAGTTCCTCAATGCAGCCAACGAAGCAGGCAATACCCCCCTCCACTGGGCAGCGCTGAATGGTCATCTGGAAAGTGTAAAGATGCTTGTCCAGTCTGGTGCTGATGTCACCATTATTAACCGAGCGGGTCATGACGCCGTCTACGAAGCGGAGATCAACGACAAGAACGAAGTAGTGGATTGGCTACTTGGAGCGGTGGAAGAATTGGAAAAGGGTATTGGACAGAGTGGCGAAGCAGAAGCCGGAGAGAAGACGGAAGAGGACATGGCGGACACGGACATGAACAGCGCCGAGGACAAGACTGCATCGGCAGAAGGAAGTGCATCCGTGGAGAATGtccagaagaagatggaACATCTCAGCACTTAG
- a CDS encoding WW domain containing protein encodes MADVKTVNREGSYSSTADAPLPYEEAPPLPDEPVPDAHDDGWTHRLDPTSGCYYYVNSRTGVSQWENPRVPEATVYPHAAAYTNYQGSNYSSTSQGSAAPGMASSSGGLGTGSPAAPVCGGYNPRIHGSYDPNADYAIRAAKEEEEAEVAANPALALQQPGQGPEMHNDENKSRRQLAAYYNIDAADKEHDGRSLKAERRAKPPNKAQVKQYQKQRKEKKEAKRKAWLLN; translated from the exons ATGGCCGACGTCAAGACCGTCAACCGGGAGGGCAGCTACTCCTCGACTGCCGATGCTCCACTTCCGTATGAAGAGGCGCCTCCACTGCCTGATGAGCCCGTCCCGGACGCCCACGACGACGGTTGGACCCACCGGTTAGACCCCACCAGTGGCTGCTATTACTACGTCAACTCCAGGACAGGTGTCAGCCAGTGGGAGAACCCGCGTGTCCCGGAAGCTACCGTCTACCCCCATGCAGCCGCCTACACCAACTACCAAGGCTCAAACTATAGCTC AACTTCCCAGGGCAGCGCCGCTCCAGGAATGGCGTCAAGCTCTGGCGGGCTAGGTACCGGCTCTCCTGCTGCCCCTGTCTGTGGTGGCTATAACCCTCGCATCCATGGCAGCTACGACCCCAACGCAGACTACGCCATCAGAGCCGccaaagaggaagaggaagccGAGGTTGCTGCCAACCCAGCTCTTGCC CTCCAACAACCAGGCCAAGGTCCGGAGATGCACAACGACGAGAACAAGTCGCGCCGCCAGCTGGCTGCCTACTACAACATCGATGCCGCTGACAAAGAGCACGATGGCCGTAGTCTCAAGGCCGAGCGTCGTGCTAAGCCCCCCAACAAGGCCCAAGTGAAGCAGTACCAGAAACAGCGcaaagagaagaaggaggcCAAGCGCAAGGCGTGGCTGCTCAACTGA